A window of the Lolium perenne isolate Kyuss_39 chromosome 7, Kyuss_2.0, whole genome shotgun sequence genome harbors these coding sequences:
- the LOC127311653 gene encoding WAT1-related protein At3g30340 isoform X2, producing MWGMAHIAEWKPVIAMLVFDLISAVTTALIKKALEEGLDRLVLITLRQLVATVFLSPIAFFKERTTRPKLTLEILIYLFFSAALGVESLNMKSKAGVAKISGTLMSFAGVMLLTLYKGVALTHQGDQSVLSGQHAEATTESGKKSWTLGTLALLANCLCFSFWLLLQSKLTKKYPALYSSTAYMFLISSMQGGGLTVAIQRRKSVWVLKQTVEIVTVLYTGILGSGVGYVIMTWCVEKRGPVFTSSFIPIIQIMVAIIDFFFLHENIYLGSVLGSILMIMGLYILLWGKNRDASVTVASVKEEEEEEEEDKEKQTQS from the exons CGGCCTTGATCAAGAAGGCCCTCGAGGAGGGGCTTGACCGTCTAGTACTCATCACGCTGCGACAACTGGTGGCCACAGTCTTCCTTTCTCCGATTGCATTTTTCAAAGAACG GACCACAAGGCCTAAGCTCACACTGGAGATCCTCATATACCTCTTCTTTAGCGCAGCGCTAGG GGTGGAATCACTGAACATGAAGAGCAAGGCAGGAGTAGCGAAGATCAGCGGGACACTCATGTCGTTCGCCGGCGTCATGCTTCTTACCCTCTACAAGGGTGTGGCCTTGACACACCAAGGTGACCAATCTGTGCTTTCAGGCCAGCATGCAGAAGCAACAACAGAATCTGGCAAGAAAAGCTGGACGCTGGGCACTCTAGCATTACTGGCAAACTGCCTGTGCTTCTCCTTCTGGCTCCTGCTGCAGTCCAAGCTCACTAAGAAGTACCCAGCACTCTATTCCAGCACTGCATACATGTTCCTCATCAGCTCCATGCAGGGCGGGGGCCTGACGGTGGCGATACAGAGGCGGAAATCGGTGTGGGTCCTCAAACAGACAGTGGAAATTGTTACTGTTCTATATACA GGAATTTTGGGGTCTGGAGTAGGATATGTAATAATGACATGGTGTGTCGAAAAAAGAGGGCCGGTGTTCACTTCATCCTTCATCCCTATCATCCAGATCATGGTTGCCATAATTGATTTCTTCTTTCTCCATGAGAACATCTACCTTGGAAG TGTACTGGGATCCATACTGATGATCATGGGCCTCTATATTCTGCTGTGGGGAAAGAACAGGGATGCCTCAGTGACAGTAGCATCTGtcaaagaagaggaagaggaagaggaagaggataagGAGAAGCAAACCCAATCATGA
- the LOC127311653 gene encoding WAT1-related protein At3g30340 isoform X1: MWGMAHIAEWKPVIAMLVFDLISAVTTALIKKALEEGLDRLVLITLRQLVATVFLSPIAFFKERTTRPKLTLEILIYLFFSAALGAALSQYTFFYGLQYTTATFAITFTNLAPVLTFIIAVLLRVESLNMKSKAGVAKISGTLMSFAGVMLLTLYKGVALTHQGDQSVLSGQHAEATTESGKKSWTLGTLALLANCLCFSFWLLLQSKLTKKYPALYSSTAYMFLISSMQGGGLTVAIQRRKSVWVLKQTVEIVTVLYTGILGSGVGYVIMTWCVEKRGPVFTSSFIPIIQIMVAIIDFFFLHENIYLGSVLGSILMIMGLYILLWGKNRDASVTVASVKEEEEEEEEDKEKQTQS; the protein is encoded by the exons CGGCCTTGATCAAGAAGGCCCTCGAGGAGGGGCTTGACCGTCTAGTACTCATCACGCTGCGACAACTGGTGGCCACAGTCTTCCTTTCTCCGATTGCATTTTTCAAAGAACG GACCACAAGGCCTAAGCTCACACTGGAGATCCTCATATACCTCTTCTTTAGCGCAGCGCTAGG CGCGGCTCTCTCTCAGTATACCTTTTTCTATGGGTTGCAATACACAACAGCAACATTTGCCATAACTTTTACAAACTTAGCTCCTGTGCTCACTTTCATCATTGCTGTCTTGCTAAG GGTGGAATCACTGAACATGAAGAGCAAGGCAGGAGTAGCGAAGATCAGCGGGACACTCATGTCGTTCGCCGGCGTCATGCTTCTTACCCTCTACAAGGGTGTGGCCTTGACACACCAAGGTGACCAATCTGTGCTTTCAGGCCAGCATGCAGAAGCAACAACAGAATCTGGCAAGAAAAGCTGGACGCTGGGCACTCTAGCATTACTGGCAAACTGCCTGTGCTTCTCCTTCTGGCTCCTGCTGCAGTCCAAGCTCACTAAGAAGTACCCAGCACTCTATTCCAGCACTGCATACATGTTCCTCATCAGCTCCATGCAGGGCGGGGGCCTGACGGTGGCGATACAGAGGCGGAAATCGGTGTGGGTCCTCAAACAGACAGTGGAAATTGTTACTGTTCTATATACA GGAATTTTGGGGTCTGGAGTAGGATATGTAATAATGACATGGTGTGTCGAAAAAAGAGGGCCGGTGTTCACTTCATCCTTCATCCCTATCATCCAGATCATGGTTGCCATAATTGATTTCTTCTTTCTCCATGAGAACATCTACCTTGGAAG TGTACTGGGATCCATACTGATGATCATGGGCCTCTATATTCTGCTGTGGGGAAAGAACAGGGATGCCTCAGTGACAGTAGCATCTGtcaaagaagaggaagaggaagaggaagaggataagGAGAAGCAAACCCAATCATGA
- the LOC127311652 gene encoding WAT1-related protein At3g30340, with protein MWSAGCMEQWMPTAAMVVTNIVIAVMTALLKQALNQGMNRLVLITFRQMLATVFLGPIAYFKERKRRPKFTAEVFVYMFLSGILGPVLLQYTLFVGLEYTTATFAATFSNLLPVVTFLISLAFGYEALEVRSKSGSAKMSGTLVSLTGAMLLTFYKGTSLTHHHHLASSPPSTPVVVSSDVNDHGHASAVRWVLGSVSMLANVVGFAVWLLLQRLLMRRYPAVYSATAVMSLLSFVQAGALALSTQRITVEMWKLRGTVEIAAAVYCGVVASGIGYLLLTYCVEKRGPVFTAAFSPLSQMFVAGIDLFFLHEPLYLGSVLGSVLVIMGLYLVLWGKREEAAAAASAAPVKPVPVQVAAGQGDVAEQQERV; from the exons ATGTGGAGTGCAGGATGCATGGAGCAATGGATGCCAACAGCAGCGATGGTGGTCACGAACATCGTGATTGCCGTCATGACTGCGCTTCTCAAGCAGGCGCTGAACCAGGGGATGAACCGGCTGGTCCTCATCACTTTCAGGCAGATGCTGGCCACTGTATTCCTTGGCCCCATTGCCTACTTCAAGGAAAG AAAGAGAAGACCAAAGTTCACTGCTGAGGTCTTTGTGTACATGTTCCTTAGTGGAATCCTCGGTCCGGTGCTGCTTCAGTACACGCTCTTCGTCGGATTGGAGTACACAACAGCAACATTTGCTGCAACTTTCTCGAATCTGCTCCCAGTGGTTACCTTCTTGATATCACTCGCTTTCGG GTATGAGGCCCTAGAGGTGAGGAGCAAGTCGGGAAGCGCCAAGATGTCAGGCACTCTGGTGTCCCTCACCGGAGCCATGCTGCTCACCTTCTACAAGGGCACATCCCTCACCcaccaccaccatttagcatcctCTCCACCCAGCACCCCAGTGGTCGTGTCCAGCGACGTTAACGACCATGGGCACGCCAGCGCGGTGCGATGGGTGCTGGGCTCAGTGTCGATGCTGGCCAACGTCGTCGGCTTCGCGGTGTGGCTGCTGCTGCAGCGTCTGCTCATGCGAAGGTACCCTGCGGTGTACTCTGCCACAGCTGTCATGTCCCTGCTCAGCTTCGTACAGGCGGGGGCTCTGGCGCTGTCAACGCAGCGGATCACCGTGGAGATGTGGAAGCTCAGGGGCACCGTGGAGATCGCCGCTGCCGTGTACTGCGGCGTGGTGGCTTCTGGGATCGGGTACCTCTTGCTGACGTACTGCGTGGAGAAGAGGGGCCCGGTGTTCACCGCGGCCTTCAGCCCGCTGTCCCAGATGTTTGTCGCCGGCATCGACCTTTTCTTCCTCCATGAGCCACTCTACCTCGGAAG TGTGCTGGGGTCAGTGCTGGTGATCATGGGGCTCTACCTTGTCCTGTGGGGCAAGAGGGAGGAAGCTGCCGCCGCAGCCTCGGCGGCTCCGGTGAAGCCGGTGCCCGTGCAGGTAGCAGCTGGTCAGGGAGACGTGGCAGAGCAGCAGGAGAGAGTGTGA
- the LOC127311655 gene encoding putative invertase inhibitor, whose translation MATHQELNRTFMAAAAALVLLLATTARAGIEEACRGAVSRDSAVDYAHCVSSLSSDPQSRRDAADMHALAAAATRMAIEHAAATEARFDGLGEAEESPRARARLGHCLEVYGAATDVLRDALDNIRARVYGRAVEQIAAALGAAERCEDAWKGEEEQRNVPAVATEHDREYGRLATVALGLTAGIA comes from the coding sequence ATGGCCACGCATCAGGAACTCAACCGCACcttcatggcggcggcggcggcgctcgtcCTCCTCCTGGCGACGACGGCGCGGGCGGGGATCGAGGAGGCGTGCCGGGGCGCGGTGAGCCGGGACTCGGCCGTGGACTACGCCCACTGCGTCTCGTCCCTGTCGTCGGACCCGCAGAGCCGGCGGGACGCGGCGGACATGCAcgcgctggcggcggcggcgacgcggatGGCGATCGAGCACGCGGCGGCGACGGAGGCGAGGTTCGACGGGCTGGGCGAGGCGGAGGAGTCCCCGCGCGCGCGGGCCAGGCTGGGGCACTGCCTGGAGGTGTACGGCGCCGCCACCGACGTGCTGCGGGACGCGCTGGACAACATCCGGGCGCGCGTGTACGGGCGGGCCGTGGAGCAGATCGCGGCGGCGCTGGGGGCGGCGGAGCGGTGCGAGGACGCGTGGAAGGGGGAGGAGGAGCAGCGGAATGTCCCCGCCGTCGCCACCGAGCACGACCGGGAGTACGGCCGCTTGGCCACCGTCGCGCTCGGGCTCACCGCCGGCATCGCCTGA